In one Leptospira yasudae genomic region, the following are encoded:
- a CDS encoding ABC transporter permease: MKFNLLIQSILRDFRSRKSSALQIVLAIAIGTGSVTAIHAYREELSRSILKEARNLMGSDLLVQTSSPLTKEQKEFMSSRLPKGSETSELVQFASMLRNKENDETTLSLIKTMSGSFPYYGEIVTEPPGAYRKLKEGEILLEESLIKNLKLKLGSSVSLGERDFILKGKVLKEPGIAGSFLSMAPTSIISGSSLASTGLEQRGSRISYLVPIKLKDPSIAGKYKEANFKEYIQKDLTLYDSTETNSGSRKFLTNTLDFFSLLGLSAFFLGGISILLASRAGIREKSGALAVLKCLGASPRTVSLIVLGELFFFSLIGSAFGLLLGNVLLNWIPDLAGEDILSFHPVIGWSSLLWGLLIGILIPFFSSAESLITIRSLKPILALKQEFQEEANRIPKFRITQIAGYLILFLIFFALAWWETESPWKGLILCSVLLILPLIVFLVYSGIRIFISRFRDKREFTPFARFIIGKFDRPGTTLSLSVIGLTSSLFILLLSLIVSESLLEYSGAKDKERRPNLFVMDIRSEQKEHFEEVVKEFGAEKVIVAPVIGARLSKINGETIKKDETESSALKRDWRSTARTREYFLSYRNEPYPTEKIVSGDFWRKGEEDQISVEKEFSTHLKVNLGDSLSFLVGGVEVTGVIRNFRTVNWADMRPNFVVLFSKGILEKAPSYYLSSLRLESEEKRYDLQKNLVSKYPNLTIIDTDKAVRAFLGILEKISFTIRLMTWLILGASLLLVLTALNSSRKERIEETTLLRIIGGTSSFLKKVFLWEGILLGTFSFLLALLLAWIANEIISQKVLEIEPSHPWVEYLLAYLFTIFATTVVYYLNLRGEWKKPPVSFMKSI; encoded by the coding sequence ATGAAATTCAATCTACTCATTCAATCCATTCTCCGCGACTTCCGATCCAGAAAAAGTTCCGCCTTGCAGATCGTTCTGGCGATCGCGATCGGAACCGGCTCCGTTACCGCGATTCACGCCTACAGGGAAGAATTGAGCCGTTCCATTTTAAAGGAAGCGCGCAACCTTATGGGCTCCGATCTTCTCGTTCAGACCTCTTCTCCGCTTACCAAAGAACAGAAAGAATTTATGTCCTCTCGTCTTCCAAAAGGCTCGGAAACGTCGGAACTCGTGCAGTTTGCTTCTATGCTGCGAAACAAGGAAAACGACGAAACGACGCTTTCCCTTATCAAAACGATGTCGGGCAGTTTTCCGTATTACGGTGAAATCGTCACCGAGCCTCCGGGCGCTTACCGCAAACTCAAAGAAGGGGAAATCCTTCTCGAAGAAAGCCTGATTAAGAATTTAAAACTGAAACTCGGATCTTCGGTTTCTCTGGGAGAACGGGACTTTATCTTAAAAGGTAAGGTTTTGAAGGAGCCGGGAATCGCAGGAAGTTTTCTTTCGATGGCGCCTACTTCGATCATCTCCGGTTCTTCTCTCGCTTCCACGGGTTTGGAACAAAGGGGTTCGAGGATCAGTTATCTCGTTCCGATAAAACTGAAAGATCCTTCGATCGCGGGAAAATACAAGGAAGCGAACTTCAAAGAGTATATTCAAAAAGACTTAACTCTTTACGATTCAACGGAAACGAATTCCGGTTCGCGCAAATTTTTGACGAACACCTTGGATTTTTTCAGTCTTCTCGGTTTGTCCGCGTTCTTTTTAGGAGGAATTTCGATTCTTCTTGCGAGTCGAGCCGGAATCCGCGAAAAGTCGGGTGCGCTTGCCGTGTTGAAGTGTTTGGGTGCGAGTCCTAGAACGGTGAGTTTGATCGTTTTGGGAGAATTGTTTTTCTTTTCTTTGATCGGTTCCGCTTTTGGACTTTTACTCGGAAACGTTCTGTTGAATTGGATTCCCGATCTCGCGGGAGAGGACATTCTTAGTTTTCATCCCGTGATCGGATGGTCTTCGTTGTTGTGGGGATTGCTGATCGGAATTCTGATTCCGTTTTTCTCTTCCGCGGAATCTCTGATTACGATCCGATCTCTCAAGCCGATTCTCGCGCTCAAACAGGAATTTCAGGAAGAAGCCAATCGGATTCCCAAGTTTAGAATCACGCAGATCGCGGGTTATCTGATTCTTTTTCTGATCTTCTTCGCGCTTGCGTGGTGGGAAACCGAAAGTCCGTGGAAGGGATTGATCCTTTGTTCGGTGCTTTTGATTCTTCCGTTGATCGTGTTTCTTGTATATTCCGGAATTCGAATATTTATTTCCCGTTTTCGGGACAAACGGGAGTTTACACCGTTTGCGAGATTTATCATCGGAAAATTCGACAGACCCGGAACGACATTGTCCCTTTCCGTCATCGGACTTACGAGTTCTTTGTTCATTCTTCTTTTGTCTTTGATCGTAAGCGAAAGTCTTTTGGAATACAGCGGAGCCAAGGATAAGGAAAGAAGACCGAATCTTTTCGTAATGGATATTCGCTCCGAACAAAAAGAACACTTCGAAGAAGTAGTCAAGGAATTCGGGGCCGAGAAGGTCATCGTCGCTCCGGTCATCGGAGCAAGGTTGTCCAAGATCAACGGCGAAACGATCAAAAAGGACGAAACCGAATCTTCCGCGTTAAAACGCGATTGGAGATCCACGGCAAGAACCAGAGAATACTTTCTCTCGTATCGAAACGAACCGTATCCCACCGAAAAAATCGTAAGCGGAGATTTTTGGAGAAAGGGAGAAGAGGATCAAATCTCCGTGGAAAAGGAATTCTCCACGCATTTGAAAGTGAACTTAGGAGACAGTTTGTCGTTCTTAGTCGGCGGTGTGGAAGTGACGGGCGTGATTCGAAACTTCAGAACGGTGAATTGGGCGGACATGAGACCGAACTTCGTCGTATTGTTTTCGAAGGGTATTTTGGAAAAGGCGCCGAGTTATTATCTGAGTTCGTTGCGTCTCGAATCCGAAGAGAAACGATACGATCTGCAGAAGAATCTCGTTTCGAAATATCCGAATCTTACGATCATCGATACGGATAAGGCAGTTCGCGCATTCCTGGGAATTTTGGAAAAAATTTCTTTCACGATTCGATTGATGACCTGGCTGATTTTAGGAGCTTCTTTACTTTTAGTTTTGACGGCTTTGAATTCGAGCCGCAAGGAAAGGATCGAAGAAACGACTTTGTTGCGGATCATCGGAGGAACTTCCTCCTTTTTGAAAAAGGTCTTTTTGTGGGAAGGAATTCTGCTCGGAACGTTTTCGTTTTTACTGGCTTTGCTGTTGGCTTGGATCGCGAACGAGATCATCAGCCAGAAAGTTCTCGAGATAGAACCTTCTCATCCTTGGGTCGAATATCTGCTCGCGTACTTGTTTACGATTTTTGCAACTACGGTCGTGTATTATCTGAACTTACGGGGAGAATGGAAAAAACCCCCCGTAAGTTTTATGAAATCGATTTGA